The genome window GAAACCATTAGCTACCGTCGCGGCCTGGAGGGTGAGCTGGCCCGTACCATTGGCGCCATGCGAGGTGTTCGCAGTGCCAGGGTTCACCTGGCGATTCCCGAACGCTCCGTGTTTGTCCGTGATGCCCGCGAGCCCTCTGCCTCGGTATTTCTGGAAGTCTTTGCCGGACGCCGTCCCGAACAGGAACAGATCAGTGCGGTGGTGAATCTGGTGGCGGGTAGCATCCCCATGATGAAAAAGGAAAATGTCACTGTAGTGGATCAGAACGGTAACCTTCTGACCGGCAAAGAGGGGCAGAGCGAAACCGATCAGATGCAGGATCAGTATGACTACACCTCGAGGGTTGAGGAAAGGCTGAGTCGCCGGGTGGCATCACTGATTTCGCCCATTGTGGGAGAAGGCCGCTATCGTACGGAGGTCTCCGCGGACCTGGATTTTTCATCTGTCGAACAGGCCGAGGAACTGTTCAACCCGGAACAGCAGGCTGTCAGGAGTGAGCGAGAGCTTACTGAGCAGCGAGTGGCGGGTGGCAGTCCTGTAGGTATTCCCGGGGCACTCTCCAATCAGCCCCCTGCCAACGCCACGGTGCCTGAACAGGCGAATGGTGGCGAACAGGGTGACCAGGCAGGCCAATCCCAGCCAATGGATGTTCGAAAGGAATCGACCAGAAACTATGAAATGGACCGCACTGTCAGCTACGTTCGCCATGAACTGGGTCGGGTAAAGCGAGTGACGGTCGCGCTCGCGGTTGATGACATGAAAGTGGTTGATCCCCAGACCGGTGAAGTCAGCTATCAGCCATGGCCGGAGCAAGAGCTTCAGCGCCTCAGCATGCTGGTTCGGGATGCGGTTGGCTATTCCGCGGCTCGGGGTGACAGCGTGACCGTAATGAATACCGCTTTTGCGCCTGAGGAAAGCATCGAGTTTGAAACACCGGGTTTTTGGGAGCAGCCGTGGTTCTGGGACCTGATGAAACAGGTGTTGGCGGGTCTCGTTATTCTGGTTCTGGTTCTCGGGCTGCTCAGGCCTACCCTGAAAAGCCTGTCTGGCAGCGGTAAGCGCGAGCGCGGCGGAGATCTTGGTGAGAGTGGCTACGGCGAACTCGACAAAATTGAAGGTGGTGATGAGTTGCGTGCGGCCATGTCGTCCCAGGATGAACTGCTTTTGCCGGGTGCCACTGACAGCTATGATAGACAACTGAATGCATTGAAAGGCCTGATAGCAGAAGACCCGGCTCGGGTTGCCCAGGTCATGCGCCAGTGGGTGAATGTCGATGACTGATCAAACCAGCCAGCAGAGCGTTGATGCGCCGCAGAAATCGCAGCGGAAGATTCCACGTGTGGAGCAGGCCGCCATTCTACTGATGACGCTGGGAGAAGCCGACGCTGCAGAAGTGCTGAAGCATATGGGCCCGAAAGAGGTCCAGCGCGTGGGCGTTGCCATGGCCCAGATGAAAGATGTCAGCAAAGACGACGTGACACACGTTCTCAACCAGTTTGTGGACGCCGTCGGTGGCCAGACCGGACTCGGTGTGGGCAACGACGACTATATCCGTGCCATGCTTACCCAGGCCCTGGGTGACGATAAGGCGGCCAGTCTGATTGACCGCATCCTGATTGGCGGCAACACCACCGGTCTGGATACCCTGAAATGGATGGAGCCCCGTGCCGTCGGCGACATTATCCGCTTCGAGCACCCGCAGATTCAGGCGATTGTTATTTCTTACCTGGACCCCGACCAGGCCGCCGAAATTCTGGGGACCCTCGATGATAAGGTTCGACTCGACGTAATGATGCGCGTGGCTTCCCTCGAAAGCATCCAGCCCCAGGCCCTGCAGGAACTGAATGACATCCTGGAGAAACAGTTCTCGGGTGGCTCTGCTGCCCAGACCAGTCGCATCGGTGGCATCAAGCGTGCGGCAGATATCATGAACTTTATGGACCGCAGTATCGAAGGCACCCTGATGGATTCCATCAAGGACATGGATCCGGATCTGGCCTCCACGATTGAAGACCTGATGTTCGTGTTCGATAACCTCAAAGACATCGATGACCGTGGCATCCAGGCGCTGCTGCGGGAAGTTTCTTCCGAAGTGCTGGTGGTTGCCCTCAAGGGTGCGGACGATGCGGTTCAGGAAAAGATCTTCAAGAATATGTCCAAGCGGGCGGCCGAGTTGTTGCAGGATGACCTGGAGGCCAAGGGGCCGGTCAAGGTCAGCGAGGTTGAAGGGGCCCAGAAGGACATTATTACCGTTGCACGTCGCATGGCGGAAGCTGGTGAAATATCACTCGGCGGTGCCGGCGAAGAAATGATGTGATGAAAAACTCCACCAAGGACCTCCATCGGATACCCAAGGAACAGCTGACAGCCTATGAGCGCTGGGAGCTGCCTTTGCTGGATGCCAGGGGTAATGAAGTGGCGAGGGAAGAAGAGCGCGATGTCAGGCCTCTGACTGCCGCCGATATTGATGAGATTCGCCAGGCTGCGCGCGAAGACGGTTACAACGAGGGCCGTGACGCCGGGTATCAGGCCGGACTTGCTGAGGGCCGGGAGCAGGGTCAGGAGGAAGGACGACAAACTGGTCTGGCGGAAGGCCGGGAGCAGGGTGAAAAAGAGGGCTACGACGATACCCGAAAAGAAATCGACACCAAACTGGATCGTCTTGAGCACCTGTTGGGTGAATTGCTGTTGCCTATCCGCCGCCACGAGGACGAACTGGAAACGGCATTGGTGAATCTCACCACAGTACTGGCCCGCGCGGTTGTTTTTCGTGAACTGAGCATTGATTCCTCGCAGATTCACAAGGTGGTCCGCCGGGCTCTGGAAGCCTTACCTTCCACTGCGGAGAACATTCGTATCCATATTCACCCGGACGATTGCGAACTGGTGCGAGAAGTAACCGCACGGCTGGAAACGTCTGCCTCAGTCTTTGAGGATGACGCGGTGCTTCCCGGCGGCTGCAGGGTGGAAACGCGGCACAGTCTGGTTGACTTCACGGTGGAGAAACGTTTCCAGCGGGCCGTCCAGAGCATGCTGGATCAGCAAATGGGCGAGACCGAGGCCGGTGAATCCGAAGAACTGGATTCGCTGATGGGGGACCTGACGGATTTTCACCGGGAGATTCTGAATACGCCTGATGCCAGTCAGAGCGGTGAAAAAAGCCCTTCGAGTGATGATACTGATACAGGTGATGGTGATGACCTCGCGCCTGGCTGATCGTCTTGGCCGCTTTAAGGATTTTCTTGGCAGCGAGCCGGAACCTGAGCTCTCCGGACGGCTGACCCGCATGGTTGGGCTGACACTCGAATGTGTCGGATGCCCCATGGTTGTTGGTGACCGCTGTGTGATTCA of Marinobacter sediminum contains these proteins:
- the fliF gene encoding flagellar basal-body MS-ring/collar protein FliF; this translates as MASVPAETTSSNVRASRASDAPESGNDMFLGFNRLNLLRQVGLMVGLAASVALGVAVVLWAQEPNYQPVVGDLSSYNPQDVTTILDSNGINYRMDPRSGALLVPSDQVYNARLKLAAEGVTDQKTMGFELLDQDRGLGTSQFMETISYRRGLEGELARTIGAMRGVRSARVHLAIPERSVFVRDAREPSASVFLEVFAGRRPEQEQISAVVNLVAGSIPMMKKENVTVVDQNGNLLTGKEGQSETDQMQDQYDYTSRVEERLSRRVASLISPIVGEGRYRTEVSADLDFSSVEQAEELFNPEQQAVRSERELTEQRVAGGSPVGIPGALSNQPPANATVPEQANGGEQGDQAGQSQPMDVRKESTRNYEMDRTVSYVRHELGRVKRVTVALAVDDMKVVDPQTGEVSYQPWPEQELQRLSMLVRDAVGYSAARGDSVTVMNTAFAPEESIEFETPGFWEQPWFWDLMKQVLAGLVILVLVLGLLRPTLKSLSGSGKRERGGDLGESGYGELDKIEGGDELRAAMSSQDELLLPGATDSYDRQLNALKGLIAEDPARVAQVMRQWVNVDD
- the fliG gene encoding flagellar motor switch protein FliG — protein: MTDQTSQQSVDAPQKSQRKIPRVEQAAILLMTLGEADAAEVLKHMGPKEVQRVGVAMAQMKDVSKDDVTHVLNQFVDAVGGQTGLGVGNDDYIRAMLTQALGDDKAASLIDRILIGGNTTGLDTLKWMEPRAVGDIIRFEHPQIQAIVISYLDPDQAAEILGTLDDKVRLDVMMRVASLESIQPQALQELNDILEKQFSGGSAAQTSRIGGIKRAADIMNFMDRSIEGTLMDSIKDMDPDLASTIEDLMFVFDNLKDIDDRGIQALLREVSSEVLVVALKGADDAVQEKIFKNMSKRAAELLQDDLEAKGPVKVSEVEGAQKDIITVARRMAEAGEISLGGAGEEMM
- a CDS encoding flagellar assembly protein FliH, coding for MKNSTKDLHRIPKEQLTAYERWELPLLDARGNEVAREEERDVRPLTAADIDEIRQAAREDGYNEGRDAGYQAGLAEGREQGQEEGRQTGLAEGREQGEKEGYDDTRKEIDTKLDRLEHLLGELLLPIRRHEDELETALVNLTTVLARAVVFRELSIDSSQIHKVVRRALEALPSTAENIRIHIHPDDCELVREVTARLETSASVFEDDAVLPGGCRVETRHSLVDFTVEKRFQRAVQSMLDQQMGETEAGESEELDSLMGDLTDFHREILNTPDASQSGEKSPSSDDTDTGDGDDLAPG